A region of the Candidatus Zixiibacteriota bacterium genome:
GGCTCCCCTCTCCCCCCGCGCGGGCTTCATTTGTGGCGCTACACGGATCCGAGCCGATTCCTATATGAGAAGGCCCAGATGGCGGACACGTCGTTTGGCGAAAACTATGACGCCGTCGAACGACTGGAGCTGCGACATCTGAACGACGGGCATATCGCGGCGCTGGTGACGGACCTCGGCGGCCGCACAATCACCGTTCATGGTCAGGACTATTTAAGCAAGCGCGGGATCATCGTCTTGCCGCTGTCGACTGCAGTCGAACAACACGCGGCGCTGGTCGAACCGTACCTGTACCGCCTGGTCAATGCGAACACCGGCAAGTTTGAAGCCATGAACGGCGCACTGTGGAACGACGGGATATTCATCCACGTACCCGACAACTGTTCGCTGGAGAAACCAATCCACCTGCTCCGCGAGGCAGGCCGAGAACGTTCGGCCCAGTTCCCCCGGCTGCTCGTGGTGGTCGGCCAAAGCGCCGAGTTGACGTTGATCGATGAATACGGCGGCGGTGCGACCGACCGCGCCGCGGGCGCAAGCCATTCGAATGGCGCTGTCGAGATTTTTGGCGGTACCGACAGTCGCACGCGATACGTCTCGCTGCAGCGACAGACCTCGGCCATGAACTCGTATCTGACGCACCGCGCCCGGCTGGACCGCGGCGCCACCATGCTGACGATGGCACTGGTATTCGGCGCTAATCTCTGCAAACAGAATTTCGGCGTTATACTGGATGGCCCCGGCGCTGAGAGCACCATGTACGGCCTGCTGTTCGGCTCGGACCATCAACAGTTCGACAATCACACGCTGCACCACCACGCCTCGGGTCGAACCAAATCAAATATCGATTTCAAGGTGGTACTGAGGGACAAGGCAATCTCGGCATACACGGGTCTCATTCGCATCGAACACAATGCCGAAGTGTGTGAGGCGTATCAAGAGAACCGCAATATGTTGCTCAATCCGGGGACGCGAGCGGAGTCGATCCCCGAGCTTGAGATCTTGAACGAAGAGGTCACCTGTACGCACGGTGCCACGGTCGGACCGATCGACCCGATGCAGTTGTTTTATCTGAACAGCCGCGGAATCGACAAGACCGAGGCAGTGCGGATGGTGGTGTCGGGCTTTGTCGCCTCCACCTTCCGCCTGGTGCCGGATGACCTGCGCGAGCGGATCACCGATTTTGTCGCACAGCGCCTGGAGAATCTCTGATTCATGGGGCGATTCGTGAGAGTGGCAGATGTCCAGGAGATACCGGAAGGGACAATCCGACCGTTTGAGGTTGAGTTCACGCGCTTTGTGATCGTGCATACGGCAGACGGTTTTTTCGCGATAGCGGACGAATGCAGCCATGATGGCGCGCCGTTTTCCGGCGGGAGAATTCGCGGCACGGAGATCATGTGCACGCGACACGGCGCGCGGTTCGATTTGCGGACCGGTGCGGTGACCGCCCCTCCGGCAGTTGCGCCCATTGATACTTACGACGTCAAGGTTGAAGGGAACGACGTGTTCATCTTCCTTGACTGACCGGTGAAGAACTGATTAGCATGACCGGGTACTATGAAAGCTGAAACCAATAATAAGCCGGTGGCGGCAGTGACGCAGTCGACCGGACTGGATATAGAGAAGATCAAAGCCGATTTCCCGATCCTCCGGGAGCGGATAAACGGCAATCGACTCGTGTATCTGGACAGTGCCGCCACGGCGCAGAAGCCGCAGGCAGCCATCGATGCCCACGCTGCCTATTACCGGAAACTCAACGCCAACATACATCGCGGCCTGCATACCCTGGCGGAACAGGCAACGGCAGCGTTCGAGTTGACCCGTGCACATGTGGCTCGATTCATTGGCGGGGTTCAGACCGAAGAAGTGATCATGACCAAGGGAGCGACCGAGTCCATCAATCTCGTGGCGTACACATGGGGTGAGAAGTACATCGGCGAGGGGGATGAAATAATCATCACCGAGATGGAGCATCACGCGAATTTCGTTCCGTGGATCATGCTGGCCGAGCGGAAGAAAGCTATCATCAAGCGGCTTCCGATCACGGTGTGTGGACATCTGGATTTGAGCGATTTCGAGAAACTGCTGACCCCGCGCACCAAGTTGCTTGCTCTCTGCCACGCCTCCAACGTGCTCGGGACGATCAATCCCATCAAAGACCTGGCGGCCAAAGCGCACCAACACGGCGTGACGGTATTGGCCGATGGCGCGCAGGCAGCGCCGCATATGCCGGTTGACGTGAAGGACCTCGGCGTTGATTTCTACGTATTCTCTGCGCATAAGATGCTCGGTCCAACGGGCGTCGGCGTCCTGTACGGCCGACGCGAACTGCTTGAAACGATGCCGCCGTTTAATTTCGGCGGCGAAATGATCCGCGAGGTCAGTTTCGAACGAGTAACGTTCAACGATCTCCCCTGGCGATTCGAAGCCGGCACACCGAATATCGGCGGTGTCGTAGCCTTCGATGCCGCGCTGTCCTACCTTGAGGAGATTGGTATGGACCGGATCCGCTGGCACGAGATGAGCCTGGCCAAGTATGCCATCGAACGACTGCTTGAGATACCCGGAATTGAGATCCAGGGCCCTCGGGAGATCGAGAATCGCGGGGGCGCGATATCGTTTTCGGACCCGAATATCCACCCGCATGATATCAGCACGTTTCTGGATTCCCGCGGGATCGCCATCCGGGCAGGACATCATTGCGCCCAGCCGTTGATGCGGGCTCTCGGAAAAGTTGCCACAGCCCGTGCCTCGTTGTATATATATAATGATGAAGCGGATATCGATGTGCTGTGCGAAGCCTTGCGAGCCATGAGAAAGTACTTCGGCGTATGAGCCATTCCCTCGACGACATGTATCGTGAGATCATTCTGGACCATTTCCGCTCCCCACGCGGCAAAAAGCCGGTCGACCATGCGGATATCAGTTCCAATGGCTTGAATCCGACGTGTGGCGACGAGATCTCCATGCAGGTGGAAATGAACGACGGGGTTCTCAAGGACATTCAGGTCAATTGCAGGGGTTGCGCCATTTCCGTCGCTTCGGGCTCGATGCTGGCGGAAGTGGTCAAGGGGCGCTCGTTTGATGAGGTGAAGACTATCGCCGAGGCCGTCAAGAAAATGCTCAAAGGCGAAGAGGTTGAGTTGCCACGGGACCTGGGTGATATCGATGCTCTCAAAGGGGTGCGCAACTTCCCGGTCCGCGTCAAATGTGCCCTTCTGGCCTGGGTCACGCTGGTGGAGGGACTGAAGAATTACGAGGCCGGCAAGCCGGAGATTACTACTTCCATCAGCACTGATGACGCCGAATAGAAGGTCGGCCGCCATGCCGGTTCCCACTAAAGTACAGATCATCGAGGTTCTCAAGCCGATTCACGACCCGGAGATCCGGATCGGCATTATTGACCTTGGACTCGTGTATGATGTTGATGTCGCAGATGATGGAGTCGTGAGAGTGAAGATGACACTCACCACGCCGGCCTGTCCGTACGGCGAAATGCTCTTGTCAATGGTTCATCGCGAGGTCGAGCAGCTCGACGGCGTCACCAAGGTCGAAGTCCTTCTGGTCTGGGACCCACCGTGGGACCCAAAAGAGATGTGTTCGGATTTCGCCAAAGACATGCTGGGAATTTGGTAAGTTTGCCGCACTAACCGTATTGCCGGTTCAGTACGCGGGCAGCGCGATAATCACATCTGGTGTTTTTCTTTTTCAGTATCCAAACGAATACTTGCGCAACCTGCCGCCAGGTCATTCGTTATAGGGAAGTACAATTCTTGACATTACTGGATCGGGCATGGAAGAAGAAAAAGCAAAACCTGATTTATCGTCTTTACGCATAGACCGGAGCA
Encoded here:
- the sufU gene encoding Fe-S cluster assembly sulfur transfer protein SufU, with product MSHSLDDMYREIILDHFRSPRGKKPVDHADISSNGLNPTCGDEISMQVEMNDGVLKDIQVNCRGCAISVASGSMLAEVVKGRSFDEVKTIAEAVKKMLKGEEVELPRDLGDIDALKGVRNFPVRVKCALLAWVTLVEGLKNYEAGKPEITTSISTDDAE
- a CDS encoding non-heme iron oxygenase ferredoxin subunit, with the translated sequence MGRFVRVADVQEIPEGTIRPFEVEFTRFVIVHTADGFFAIADECSHDGAPFSGGRIRGTEIMCTRHGARFDLRTGAVTAPPAVAPIDTYDVKVEGNDVFIFLD
- a CDS encoding iron-sulfur cluster assembly protein, translated to MPVPTKVQIIEVLKPIHDPEIRIGIIDLGLVYDVDVADDGVVRVKMTLTTPACPYGEMLLSMVHREVEQLDGVTKVEVLLVWDPPWDPKEMCSDFAKDMLGIW
- a CDS encoding cysteine desulfurase translates to MKAETNNKPVAAVTQSTGLDIEKIKADFPILRERINGNRLVYLDSAATAQKPQAAIDAHAAYYRKLNANIHRGLHTLAEQATAAFELTRAHVARFIGGVQTEEVIMTKGATESINLVAYTWGEKYIGEGDEIIITEMEHHANFVPWIMLAERKKAIIKRLPITVCGHLDLSDFEKLLTPRTKLLALCHASNVLGTINPIKDLAAKAHQHGVTVLADGAQAAPHMPVDVKDLGVDFYVFSAHKMLGPTGVGVLYGRRELLETMPPFNFGGEMIREVSFERVTFNDLPWRFEAGTPNIGGVVAFDAALSYLEEIGMDRIRWHEMSLAKYAIERLLEIPGIEIQGPREIENRGGAISFSDPNIHPHDISTFLDSRGIAIRAGHHCAQPLMRALGKVATARASLYIYNDEADIDVLCEALRAMRKYFGV
- a CDS encoding SufD family Fe-S cluster assembly protein, producing the protein MSAATDYRIPDMSPELARGPVWLQRKRSEARESFNGSPLPPRGLHLWRYTDPSRFLYEKAQMADTSFGENYDAVERLELRHLNDGHIAALVTDLGGRTITVHGQDYLSKRGIIVLPLSTAVEQHAALVEPYLYRLVNANTGKFEAMNGALWNDGIFIHVPDNCSLEKPIHLLREAGRERSAQFPRLLVVVGQSAELTLIDEYGGGATDRAAGASHSNGAVEIFGGTDSRTRYVSLQRQTSAMNSYLTHRARLDRGATMLTMALVFGANLCKQNFGVILDGPGAESTMYGLLFGSDHQQFDNHTLHHHASGRTKSNIDFKVVLRDKAISAYTGLIRIEHNAEVCEAYQENRNMLLNPGTRAESIPELEILNEEVTCTHGATVGPIDPMQLFYLNSRGIDKTEAVRMVVSGFVASTFRLVPDDLRERITDFVAQRLENL